One window from the genome of Sulfodiicoccus acidiphilus encodes:
- a CDS encoding Lrp/AsnC family transcriptional regulator, with the protein MPVLEKSDVDLLMELQYHFPLSETPFAEVAHRLGIKEEDVLNRARILVGRNVLKRIGMYVSFRAKGMEGALVGASIPPHNVESFRRTALGVREITHNFVRTHPQFNIWFVIKEPTRRELEEKVKELMNRTESRNYIILYSKKTLKLSVKYDLRRGVSWSEPEVIEERIPTFDQLGLDQSLGKALSSPLPIVERPFSQIASQFGYSEQELIDLVKELREKKVVKDYGGTVNGEKAGITENAMVLISSDNVEKSCDALARNVGEATHVVLREADKRWDYLCYCMLHGSSRAVIDGVVGKVVELTSASSYMELFSLDNLKPGIVV; encoded by the coding sequence ATGCCAGTGTTGGAGAAGTCGGATGTAGATCTGTTGATGGAGCTCCAGTACCACTTTCCACTTTCGGAGACTCCGTTCGCCGAAGTGGCCCATCGACTTGGCATCAAGGAAGAAGACGTGCTGAACAGAGCAAGGATTCTAGTGGGACGAAACGTCTTGAAGAGAATTGGTATGTATGTCAGCTTCAGGGCGAAGGGAATGGAGGGAGCGTTGGTAGGAGCGTCTATCCCTCCACACAATGTGGAGTCCTTCAGAAGGACGGCCCTTGGCGTGAGAGAGATCACCCACAACTTCGTCAGAACTCACCCGCAGTTCAATATATGGTTTGTAATAAAGGAACCTACTAGGAGGGAATTGGAGGAGAAAGTGAAAGAGCTGATGAATAGGACAGAGAGTAGGAACTATATAATTCTATATTCTAAGAAGACCTTGAAGTTGAGTGTAAAGTATGACCTACGAAGGGGGGTGTCATGGAGCGAGCCAGAAGTGATAGAGGAGAGAATCCCTACCTTCGACCAGCTTGGACTGGATCAGTCGCTAGGTAAAGCTCTCTCATCACCCCTACCGATCGTTGAGAGACCGTTCTCACAAATAGCCTCCCAGTTCGGATACTCCGAACAAGAGTTGATAGATCTAGTTAAGGAGTTGAGGGAAAAGAAGGTGGTGAAGGACTACGGTGGAACTGTAAACGGTGAGAAGGCCGGAATCACAGAAAATGCTATGGTCCTCATAAGTTCCGATAATGTTGAAAAATCCTGTGATGCGTTAGCAAGGAATGTGGGAGAAGCTACACATGTCGTGCTCAGGGAAGCGGACAAACGTTGGGACTACTTATGCTACTGCATGCTTCACGGAAGCAGTAGGGCCGTAATTGATGGGGTAGTAGGAAAAGTAGTGGAGCTCACTTCTGCGTCATCCTACATGGAACTGTTCAGCCTCGACAACCTTAAGCCAGGGATCGTAGTTTAA
- the map gene encoding type II methionyl aminopeptidase: protein MTDEEVELLLKAGKIAAKAREAGAKAVRAGAKVLDVCDAAEKEIFQAGAMPSFPCNVSVNYEAAHYTPLIGDQKTIPEGAVVKVDVGAHIDGYVTDTAVTVSLDDRFSKLLEATRDSLKAAISTFRAGRDLGEVGRVIERTLKVAGFKPIRNLGGHLIRRYELHAGAFVPNVFERGLGPIRPGETYAIEPFGTDGEGSVREGKEVTIFSFRGVRNKVLTEEERFLIEVIEQRFRTLPFTERWLVDVMEVEKLRATIKSLWKKGVLNGYPVLLETRMGTVAQFEHTVLVQQNGVIVVTELSP, encoded by the coding sequence ATGACTGACGAGGAAGTGGAACTTCTCCTTAAAGCTGGCAAGATAGCCGCCAAGGCCAGGGAAGCGGGAGCTAAGGCGGTCAGGGCTGGGGCCAAGGTCTTAGACGTGTGTGATGCTGCAGAGAAGGAGATCTTCCAGGCCGGAGCCATGCCATCGTTCCCCTGCAATGTGTCTGTAAATTACGAGGCGGCCCACTATACACCGTTAATAGGAGATCAGAAAACCATACCTGAAGGGGCGGTGGTTAAAGTTGACGTCGGTGCCCATATAGACGGATACGTTACGGATACCGCAGTAACCGTGTCCTTAGATGATAGGTTTTCTAAGCTTTTGGAGGCTACGCGAGACTCGTTGAAAGCGGCAATTTCCACCTTTAGGGCCGGTAGAGATCTAGGTGAAGTTGGAAGAGTAATTGAGAGGACACTTAAAGTCGCGGGTTTCAAACCCATAAGGAACTTGGGAGGTCACCTCATAAGGCGTTACGAACTGCACGCTGGTGCCTTCGTCCCTAACGTCTTCGAGCGAGGCCTTGGGCCCATCAGGCCTGGGGAGACTTACGCTATAGAGCCCTTCGGTACAGATGGGGAGGGCTCTGTGAGGGAAGGTAAGGAGGTTACCATTTTTTCATTCAGGGGAGTCAGAAACAAGGTTTTGACAGAGGAGGAGAGGTTCCTGATAGAAGTGATCGAGCAGAGGTTCAGGACACTTCCCTTCACTGAAAGGTGGTTAGTTGATGTTATGGAGGTTGAGAAGCTCCGGGCGACCATCAAGTCGCTCTGGAAGAAGGGTGTCCTGAATGGTTACCCTGTGTTGCTGGAGACTAGGATGGGCACTGTAGCACAATTCGAACACACAGTCTTAGTTCAGCAGAATGGAGTGATTGTAGTGACTGAACTCTCCCCTTAG
- a CDS encoding phenylalanine--tRNA ligase subunit alpha, whose translation MLTELERQVLRYLKDRGEVGAEELENALSLPKSTLMSVLESLKSKGYLELEERIDKVYELTEEGRRRIEEGLPEDRLVNWLAGRPRTIAEVKAFMREDFEIALGWARRKRLVEVKDGLIVPKVDRANSEEAVALHSLPGKLAQEIASVLKLRNLVKEKEIRSLRVRGLKFEEDEKSVTFLTTELLVGGKWRDVKFRPYNVEAMPPPFYIGKKHFFVQFLEHIRDVLVSMGFTEVKSDYVELEFFNFDLLFQPQDHPAREIHDSLALPGVGKVSDAKLLERVKEMHERNWKYRWSEEVTSRIMLRSQATATTARTLASRPTPPVRTFTVGKVFRYDTIDATHLPEFFQLDGLIVEEGYNFRRLLGTLSEIFRRIGIERVRFKPAYFPFTEPSVEAYGFMEGLGWVEVCGAGLLRDEIMLAAGVQGVAGAWGIGLDRLAMMFSGVKDIRELYSQDLRYLRNRKVSWQW comes from the coding sequence ATGCTAACTGAGCTTGAGAGACAGGTACTACGGTACCTAAAGGATCGAGGAGAAGTTGGGGCCGAAGAGCTAGAAAACGCCCTATCCCTTCCAAAGAGCACACTGATGAGTGTCCTGGAGTCCCTCAAGTCAAAGGGCTATTTAGAGCTAGAGGAGAGGATCGATAAAGTTTACGAATTAACCGAGGAAGGGAGAAGGAGGATAGAGGAAGGACTGCCAGAGGATAGGCTGGTGAACTGGTTAGCCGGGAGACCAAGAACCATAGCCGAGGTCAAGGCCTTCATGAGGGAGGACTTCGAGATCGCTTTAGGCTGGGCCAGAAGGAAAAGGTTGGTAGAAGTTAAGGATGGATTAATCGTTCCCAAAGTTGACAGGGCGAACTCAGAAGAGGCGGTGGCTCTTCATTCCCTTCCTGGAAAGCTAGCACAAGAGATCGCCTCAGTCCTGAAGTTAAGGAACCTCGTGAAAGAAAAGGAGATCAGGTCGTTAAGAGTTAGGGGACTGAAGTTTGAGGAGGATGAGAAATCGGTAACCTTCTTGACAACAGAGCTCCTAGTAGGCGGTAAATGGAGAGACGTGAAGTTCAGACCATACAACGTCGAGGCAATGCCGCCTCCATTCTACATAGGGAAGAAACACTTCTTCGTCCAATTCTTGGAACACATAAGGGACGTTCTAGTTAGCATGGGATTCACGGAAGTGAAAAGCGATTACGTGGAGCTTGAGTTCTTCAACTTCGATTTACTCTTCCAACCTCAAGACCACCCTGCCAGGGAAATCCACGACAGTCTAGCTTTACCTGGAGTTGGGAAAGTAAGTGATGCGAAGTTGCTTGAGAGAGTAAAGGAGATGCATGAGAGGAACTGGAAATACCGGTGGAGCGAGGAGGTCACATCGAGGATAATGCTAAGGAGCCAGGCTACCGCCACCACGGCCAGAACCTTGGCTTCGAGGCCGACCCCACCTGTGAGGACCTTTACAGTAGGGAAAGTCTTCAGATACGACACGATAGATGCCACACACCTACCAGAGTTCTTCCAGCTAGACGGCCTGATCGTGGAGGAGGGCTACAACTTCAGGAGGTTGCTTGGCACCCTCTCTGAGATATTCAGGAGAATTGGGATCGAAAGAGTCAGGTTCAAGCCAGCATACTTTCCATTCACCGAGCCTAGTGTGGAAGCGTATGGCTTCATGGAGGGGCTGGGGTGGGTCGAGGTGTGCGGAGCTGGACTACTTAGGGACGAGATAATGCTGGCCGCTGGAGTGCAGGGAGTGGCGGGGGCTTGGGGTATAGGACTGGACAGGTTAGCTATGATGTTCTCTGGTGTTAAGGACATCAGAGAGCTATACTCGCAAGACCTAAGGTACTTGAGGAACAGAAAGGTGAGTTGGCAATGGTAA
- a CDS encoding metal-dependent hydrolase: protein MVTLRWFGHAAIELNFGGKKVIIDPLIKDNPKSPAKLEEVIGKYDVVAVTHDHPDHLGDAVEILKGGRGHFFANFDLSVYVNQTMGLPIEKVIQANVGGYINVDGLRLALTKAVHSSEHGDPTGVVVSGEGVTVYHAGDTGLFGDMRLIGEVFKPDYVLLPIGGRFTMDPEQASLAVEMLRPKKAAIPIHYNTWPLIQVDETQFVKLNQTKGFKTIIPKVGEQIQL, encoded by the coding sequence ATGGTGACACTTCGCTGGTTCGGGCATGCGGCGATTGAGTTGAATTTCGGAGGGAAGAAGGTCATAATAGACCCATTAATTAAGGATAATCCCAAGAGCCCAGCTAAATTAGAGGAAGTAATAGGGAAATATGACGTAGTGGCAGTAACTCACGACCACCCCGACCACCTCGGGGATGCCGTGGAGATCCTTAAGGGCGGGAGGGGTCACTTCTTTGCCAATTTCGATCTCAGCGTATACGTGAACCAGACGATGGGGTTACCGATAGAGAAGGTGATTCAAGCTAACGTGGGAGGATACATAAACGTGGATGGACTGAGACTGGCCCTCACCAAGGCCGTGCACAGTAGCGAACATGGAGATCCGACGGGCGTGGTAGTCTCGGGAGAAGGAGTTACGGTGTACCACGCTGGAGATACAGGTCTCTTCGGAGATATGAGGCTAATCGGGGAAGTGTTCAAGCCCGACTATGTTCTACTCCCCATAGGAGGTAGGTTCACCATGGATCCAGAACAGGCCTCCTTGGCTGTGGAGATGCTGAGGCCTAAGAAGGCGGCGATCCCGATCCATTACAATACATGGCCCCTAATCCAAGTGGACGAGACCCAATTCGTGAAACTCAACCAAACCAAGGGATTCAAGACTATAATACCCAAGGTTGGTGAGCAAATCCAGTTGTGA
- a CDS encoding HIT family protein: MDLLWSPWRLQYVSSSKHEGCVFCEAPKHEDRNGQILFRGKVSYIIMNAFPYNTGHVMVVPFRHVPSLELLTEEEAIEVHRNVARSLRAIRKVYKPDGFNVGVNIGSAAGAGVAGHVHVHIVPRWVGDSNFMAILSNTKVLPEMLNDTYSRLRPALEADEEALDH, from the coding sequence ATGGATTTACTTTGGTCTCCTTGGAGGTTACAGTACGTCTCCTCATCTAAACACGAGGGTTGTGTGTTCTGTGAAGCCCCGAAGCACGAGGATAGAAACGGACAGATACTCTTTAGGGGCAAGGTCTCCTACATCATAATGAACGCATTCCCTTACAACACTGGACACGTAATGGTGGTTCCCTTCAGACACGTCCCTAGCTTAGAGCTACTCACAGAGGAGGAGGCAATAGAGGTGCATAGGAACGTAGCAAGGTCGCTTAGAGCGATCAGAAAGGTTTACAAGCCAGATGGATTCAACGTTGGCGTCAACATAGGTTCGGCGGCGGGAGCTGGAGTGGCAGGCCACGTTCACGTTCACATAGTCCCCAGGTGGGTGGGGGACTCAAACTTTATGGCCATACTATCAAACACTAAGGTGTTGCCCGAGATGCTTAATGACACATATTCTAGGCTCAGGCCAGCCTTGGAGGCCGATGAGGAGGCTCTCGATCACTGA
- the ilvA gene encoding threonine ammonia-lyase has translation MRAGLTEALSSASLEQLYTKVLRAKERVAPYVHETPLDYSKTFSDATGSELYLKLENLQKTGSFKVRGAFNKLLTMDEKARERGVVAVSAGNHAQGVAFAARSLNVKSVIVMPETAPASKYLATKGYGAEVVLYGKYIHESMKKAEEIIMKSGATLVHPYDDVEIVVGQGTLGLELVRVMPEIVVVPIGGGGLISGITIALKARNPAIKVVGVQSSASPSMKVSKELGTLTEVEPSFSIADGILVKSPSHLTFSVIKELVDEIVVVEDEEIAEAMFLLLERNKTLAEGAGAASLAALLSEKVKVRGKRVVAVISGGNVDLTLLTNIVENVLHRMRRVVRIKLKVPDKPGYLNRILSYVAEVRGNVIDVVHDRMSAEVRPGYTLIYVTFELANPQIVRQFLSNLLKEGIEAKVME, from the coding sequence ATGAGAGCAGGGTTGACTGAGGCGTTAAGCTCGGCGAGCCTGGAACAACTATACACTAAGGTCCTTAGAGCGAAGGAGAGAGTAGCCCCCTATGTGCACGAGACCCCTCTGGACTACTCCAAGACGTTCTCTGACGCGACTGGCTCCGAGCTCTACCTGAAGCTGGAGAACCTTCAAAAGACAGGCTCTTTCAAGGTCAGAGGGGCCTTCAACAAACTCCTCACCATGGACGAGAAGGCCAGAGAGAGGGGGGTAGTGGCTGTTTCGGCCGGTAACCACGCACAGGGAGTGGCGTTCGCTGCGAGGAGTCTCAATGTAAAGTCCGTGATAGTAATGCCCGAGACTGCCCCAGCCTCGAAGTACTTGGCGACTAAGGGCTACGGAGCTGAGGTCGTCCTATACGGGAAGTATATACACGAGAGCATGAAGAAGGCTGAGGAGATAATTATGAAGAGTGGGGCCACTTTAGTTCACCCTTACGATGACGTAGAAATAGTAGTAGGACAGGGAACTCTTGGCCTAGAGTTAGTTCGGGTAATGCCAGAGATCGTTGTAGTTCCAATAGGCGGGGGAGGTCTCATATCTGGAATAACAATTGCGCTCAAGGCTAGGAACCCAGCGATAAAAGTGGTCGGAGTGCAGAGCAGCGCCTCTCCCTCCATGAAGGTATCAAAGGAGCTTGGCACGCTAACTGAGGTGGAGCCCTCCTTCTCCATAGCAGACGGCATCCTAGTCAAGTCTCCTTCTCACTTAACGTTCTCAGTGATCAAGGAGCTGGTGGATGAGATCGTGGTGGTGGAGGATGAGGAGATAGCCGAGGCTATGTTCCTCCTACTGGAAAGGAACAAGACATTAGCTGAGGGGGCAGGGGCGGCCTCCTTAGCTGCACTGTTAAGCGAGAAAGTCAAGGTAAGGGGGAAGAGAGTTGTAGCAGTGATTTCTGGTGGAAACGTTGACCTCACCTTGCTCACCAACATCGTGGAGAACGTACTACACAGAATGAGGAGGGTAGTGAGGATAAAGCTGAAGGTCCCAGACAAACCAGGCTACCTCAATAGAATACTCAGCTACGTGGCGGAGGTGAGGGGAAACGTAATTGACGTGGTTCATGATAGGATGAGCGCTGAGGTCAGACCAGGCTACACCTTGATATACGTTACTTTCGAGCTAGCTAATCCTCAAATAGTGAGGCAGTTCCTCTCGAACCTGTTAAAGGAGGGTATTGAAGCCAAGGTTATGGAGTGA
- the pheA gene encoding prephenate dehydratase produces the protein MSVKPFKLLNWLGRDPHGIYFLGPEGSYSHEVASLFQGRPVPVRTITEAFSSALKGGAAVVPVENSIEGPVNETLDNLFQHKEIYVNAEVEKEIELVLAVNPTVSGISQVRKVYSHPHALKEAAGFLERHGLKEMEVVESTSKAAQTASVTPGAAALCSKLAAELYGLKVLTEGVQDHVNMTRFFLVSTKPSYQGDKTTILFTVPHRPGSLFTALKAFAERDVNLTMIYSRPLKTSPWKYYFYLELEGGIQDPMISSSIEEARSLTSELWLKGSYPKRGVSNP, from the coding sequence TTGTCCGTTAAACCTTTTAAGCTGCTCAACTGGTTAGGACGTGACCCACATGGAATTTACTTCCTAGGCCCTGAGGGTAGCTACTCTCACGAGGTAGCCTCGCTCTTTCAGGGGCGTCCAGTTCCGGTCAGAACGATAACCGAAGCCTTCTCGTCGGCATTGAAAGGTGGAGCTGCGGTTGTTCCGGTTGAGAATAGTATAGAAGGACCAGTGAACGAGACCTTGGATAACTTATTCCAGCATAAGGAGATATACGTCAACGCTGAGGTAGAAAAGGAAATCGAGTTAGTGTTGGCAGTAAACCCCACCGTAAGTGGAATATCTCAGGTTAGGAAGGTTTACTCCCATCCCCATGCCCTCAAGGAGGCGGCCGGCTTTTTGGAGAGACACGGATTGAAAGAGATGGAGGTAGTGGAAAGCACTTCCAAAGCAGCCCAGACGGCCTCAGTAACCCCAGGTGCGGCGGCTCTTTGCTCCAAGCTGGCTGCTGAGCTCTACGGGCTTAAGGTCCTGACGGAAGGAGTTCAAGACCACGTCAACATGACGAGGTTCTTCCTCGTCTCCACTAAACCCTCCTACCAAGGAGACAAGACAACCATCCTATTCACGGTTCCTCATAGGCCCGGTTCTCTTTTCACTGCGCTGAAGGCATTCGCAGAGAGGGATGTTAACCTAACAATGATATACTCTAGGCCACTCAAGACCTCCCCGTGGAAGTACTATTTCTACTTGGAGTTAGAAGGAGGAATCCAGGATCCCATGATCTCCTCCTCTATAGAGGAGGCTAGGTCTTTGACGTCGGAACTTTGGTTAAAGGGTAGCTACCCTAAACGCGGGGTGAGCAACCCTTAA
- the pheT gene encoding phenylalanine--tRNA ligase subunit beta → MVTVTFNKFRLLSKCEVQEDELESLLFDLKSEVKPKEGGQLEVEVNADRLDLLSSDGIARAVKGLKGKALGEASYKQFSSSYILEVNEVRSRPFVAAAVLEDVVLGEEGLRELIQFQEKLHTTIGRKRRKVAVGIHDLSKVDTKVIKYSTLPLDYKFVPLGAGKLMSLREVLSETEQGRNYGQISLSEGRLPAILQEDGQVLSVPPVINSEKTKLTAETDRLLIDVTGTSGEAVVQTLDILVTNLAEGGAKIGTIELQGGVWQSTPVLNHDALKVELEYIRSASGYEMACEQVVALLSKARLDSSCDGQTVSVTIPPYRIDILGRADIVEEVLMAYGYSRVDPIDFIVTKGGSLLTQTKLIRALRDLAVGAGFTEVFNFVLVDGRDFKGNSVKLANPVTADVNSVRSSLIPGLLKMLSKNQKVGFPVKVFEIGEVVLADAEKETGYTNRTMMSLATIDSKISYEQLQSALHAILTSLGVTPSYTRYDNSYFMEGRGAKIIIDDEEVGVVGEVHPRELEFFGLTFPAMVAEVSVDELLKLLRTP, encoded by the coding sequence ATGGTAACAGTTACGTTCAACAAGTTCAGGTTATTGAGTAAGTGTGAGGTCCAAGAAGACGAGCTCGAGTCGTTACTCTTCGACCTGAAGTCTGAAGTTAAGCCAAAAGAGGGAGGACAACTAGAGGTGGAGGTCAATGCTGACAGACTGGATCTGCTCTCGTCAGATGGAATAGCTAGAGCGGTAAAAGGGCTCAAGGGGAAGGCGTTGGGAGAGGCAAGTTACAAACAGTTCTCTTCCTCTTACATCTTAGAGGTCAATGAGGTTAGGTCTAGGCCTTTCGTCGCTGCGGCTGTTCTAGAGGATGTGGTATTGGGAGAGGAGGGATTGAGAGAGCTCATACAGTTCCAAGAGAAGTTGCATACGACGATCGGAAGAAAACGGAGAAAAGTGGCAGTAGGTATTCATGACCTATCTAAGGTCGATACTAAAGTCATCAAATACAGTACACTTCCATTGGATTACAAATTCGTCCCATTAGGAGCAGGGAAACTGATGTCGTTAAGGGAAGTGCTCTCAGAGACAGAGCAGGGAAGGAATTATGGTCAAATATCGCTTTCAGAGGGAAGGTTACCTGCAATACTACAGGAAGATGGTCAAGTTCTTAGTGTCCCGCCGGTGATAAACTCTGAGAAAACTAAACTTACCGCTGAAACTGATAGGCTCCTGATAGATGTGACAGGAACCTCAGGCGAAGCGGTGGTTCAAACACTAGATATACTAGTAACCAATCTGGCGGAGGGAGGAGCCAAAATAGGTACAATTGAATTGCAAGGAGGAGTTTGGCAAAGTACGCCTGTTCTAAATCACGATGCCTTGAAGGTAGAACTGGAATATATAAGATCAGCCTCTGGCTACGAGATGGCGTGTGAACAGGTTGTTGCGTTGCTCTCTAAAGCAAGGCTCGACTCCAGCTGTGATGGCCAGACCGTCTCTGTGACTATCCCGCCCTACAGAATCGATATATTAGGTAGGGCAGACATCGTAGAAGAAGTGTTAATGGCCTACGGCTATTCTAGAGTGGACCCAATAGACTTCATAGTGACCAAGGGAGGGAGCTTACTCACTCAGACGAAATTAATTAGAGCACTTAGAGATTTGGCGGTTGGAGCTGGTTTCACAGAGGTGTTTAATTTCGTCTTAGTGGACGGAAGGGACTTCAAGGGGAACTCTGTGAAGTTAGCTAACCCAGTAACGGCAGACGTAAATAGCGTCAGAAGCTCGCTTATACCTGGCCTCCTTAAAATGCTCTCCAAGAATCAGAAGGTTGGTTTTCCTGTTAAGGTGTTCGAAATAGGAGAGGTCGTGTTAGCAGACGCTGAAAAGGAGACAGGCTACACTAACAGAACGATGATGTCATTAGCTACAATAGATAGTAAGATCAGCTATGAACAACTGCAGTCTGCTCTACACGCAATCCTCACGTCGTTGGGGGTTACTCCCTCATACACAAGATACGATAACTCATACTTCATGGAGGGAAGGGGAGCAAAGATCATAATAGACGATGAGGAGGTGGGAGTTGTGGGCGAGGTACACCCTAGGGAACTGGAGTTCTTCGGGCTAACGTTTCCAGCCATGGTTGCGGAAGTTTCGGTGGACGAACTACTTAAGTTGCTCAGGACCCCTTGA